The following coding sequences lie in one Lolium perenne isolate Kyuss_39 chromosome 2, Kyuss_2.0, whole genome shotgun sequence genomic window:
- the LOC127328787 gene encoding serpin-Z1-like, whose amino-acid sequence MTNQNAPPQPFPLAPPLAPLCQRTAEKKGQATLCSSLSPVSSPPLPIEWSAAHSPPLLSPNHVRPPFPFVPIVGRRLTRPCSSPLSIHAALALLGAGAKGDTLDQIVAFLGPAGGHAHAALASHVALPVLSDSAGDDGKPTVRFANGVWVDDAMRLKAGYAAVVSEHYRSQTRPASFKAMVSPSPPLSIVAAFSQEFAPMLDSNLSQLICFMPEEARAEINQWFESVTAGRITELVPQGTINSYMVAVLGNAMYFKGAWRSKFDLLHARLRPPRPRGLHVERRAAACRSGYMVLRLPHALGSRGGKSRR is encoded by the coding sequence AAAAAGGACAAGCCACGCTCTGTAGCTCTCTCTCTCCAGTCTCCTCCCCACCGCTCCCTATTGAGTGGTCGGCAGCTCACTCCCCACCGCTGCTCTCTCCCAACCACGTGAGGCCGCCCTTTCCCTTCGTCCCCATCGTCGGCAGGAGACTCACACGCCCCTGCTCTTCTCCGCTCTCCATCCACGCCGCGCTGGCGCTGCTCGGCGCGGGAGCCAAGGGCGACACGCTCGACCAGATCGTCGCCTTCCTCGGCCCCGCTGGCGGCCACGCCCACGCGGCGCTCGCGTCGCACGTCGCGCTGCCCGTCCTCTCTGACAGCGCCGGCGACGACGGGAAGCCCACGGTGCGGTTCGCCAACGGCGTGTGGGTCGACGACGCGATGCGCCTCAAGGCCGGCTACGCCGCCGTCGTCTCCGAGCACTACCGCTCCCAGACGCGCCCGGCGTCCTTCAAAGCCATGGTGAGTCCCAGTCCGCCCCTGTCGATCGTTGCAGCTTTTTCCCAGGAATTCGCCCCAATGCTCGACTCCAATCTCTCACAATTAATCTGCTTCATGCCCGAGGAAGCGAGAGCCGAGATCAACCAGTGGTTCGAGAGCGTGACGGCAGGCCGGATCACGGAGCTCGTGCCCCAAGGCACCATCAACAGCTACATGGTGGCTGTCCTTGGGAATGCGATGTACTTCAAGGGCGCCTGGCGCAGCAAGTTCGACCTTCTACATGCACGCCTTCGGCCACCACGTCCGCGCGGCCTTCATGTCGAGCGGCGAGCGGCAGCCTGCCGTTCCGGCTACATGGTGCTCAGGCTCCCGCACGCGCTCGGTAGCCGCGGCGGCAAGAGCCGACGGTGA